One Leopardus geoffroyi isolate Oge1 chromosome C1, O.geoffroyi_Oge1_pat1.0, whole genome shotgun sequence DNA segment encodes these proteins:
- the SNIP1 gene encoding smad nuclear-interacting protein 1: MKEVKSERERGSRRRHRDGDMVAAAAAAAVVVKVKQERLSPEAAPPAHRRPDSSGGSASPPAGEPGRPGHRGNRARGGSRSPAKKKNKSSGRRSKSPRSKRSRSPHHSTVKVKQEREDHPRRGREDRQHREPSGQEHRRARNSDRDRHRGHSHQRRSSNERPGSGQAQGRDRDIQNLQAQDAEREFYNARRRENRQKNEVSAGGNEPQELAPRPGGNSKDKEAPAKEKPSFELSGALLEDTNTFRGVVIKYSEPPEARIPKKRWRLYPFKNDEVLPVMYIHRQSAYLLGRHRRIADIPIDHPSCSKQHAVFQYRLVEYTRADGTVGRRVRPYIIDLGSGNGTFLNNKRIEPQRYYELKEKDVLKFGFSSREYVLLHESSDTSEVDRKEDEDDEEEEEVSDS, encoded by the exons ATGAAGGAGGTAAAGAGCGAGCGGGAGCGAGGGAGCCGACGGAGGCACCGCGACGGGGACAtggtggcggcggcggcagcggcggcggtgGTGGTGAAGGTGAAGCAGGAGCGCCTCAGCCCGGAAGCCGCGCCTCCCGCCCACCGCCGCCCAGATTCCTCTGGCGGTAGCGCGTCCCCGCCGGCCGGCGAGCCGGGCCGCCCTGGTCACCGAGGGAACCGAGCCCGAGGAGGTAGCCG GTCCccagccaaaaagaaaaacaagtcctCAGGGAGAAGAAGCAAGTCTCCACGAAGTAAGAGAAGCCGAAGCCCTCACCACTCGACAGTCAAAGTGAAGCAG GAACGCGAGGATCATCCCCGGAGAGGACGGGAAGATCGGCAGCACAGGGAACCATCAGGCCAGGAACACAGGCGAGCTAGGAATAGCGACCGTGACAGACACAGGGGCCATTCCCACCAGAGGAGAAGCTCTAATGAGAGGCCTGGGAGTGGGCAGGCTCAGGGACGGGACCGAGACATTCAGAACCTCCAGGCTCAGGACGCAGAGCGGGAGTTTTACAATGCCCGACGACGGGAGAATCGCCAGAAGAACGAAGTTAGTGCCGGCGGTAATGAGCCTCAGGAGTTGGCTCCCCGACCTGGTGGCAACAGTAAGGACAAAGAGGCGCCCGCTAAAGAAAAGCCAAGCTTTGAACTTTCTGGGGCACTTCTTGAGGATACCAACACTTTCCGGGGTGTCGTCATTAAATACAGTGAGCCCCCAGAAGCACGGATCCCCAAAAAACGGTGGCGCCTCTACCCCTTTAAAAATGATGAGGTGCTTCCCGTCATGTACATCCATCGGCAGAGCGCCTACCTCCTGGGCCGGCACCGCCGCATAGCGGACATCCCAATCGATCATCCCTCCTGCTCAAAGCAGCACGCGGTCTTTCAGTATCG GCTTGTGGAATATACCCGTGCTGATGGTACAGTTGGCCGAAGGGTGAGGCCCTACATCATTGACCTTGGCTCAGGCAATGGAACATTCTTGAATAACAAGCGCATTGAGCCACAGAGATACTATGAACTAAAGGAAAAGGACGTACTTAAATTTGGGTTCAGCAGCAGAGAGTATGTCCTGCTTCACGAGTCCTCTGACACCTCCGAAGTAGACAGGAAAGAAGATGAGGatgacgaggaggaggaggaagtatcTGACAGCTAG